ACAGCAGCGGCAAAAAAGGCAATCGCCAACAGCCACTTAACCATATCAAGCGGCGAACTATTTGCTTTGCTTTCGGTACTCATCACTATTCCCTGAAGCCAAAAAAGGCAGCCGAAGCTGCCATTTAGGAATGTTGGCAGGCCAGGAGGGACTCGAACCCCCGACATTCGGTTTTGGAAACCGACGCTCTACCAATTGAACTACTGGCCTAAAGTCACTTAATTAGGGCGCCGAACTATACAGCAGATCCCTTATTAATCAAGTCTTTCACCTTGAATTCTCAAGATTTTTTCACTCTTCTCACCAAAAAGTAACAAGAGCCGGTCAAAAACAACCGTTTTTGCAAACATTCATTTGGAGTGACCACTGCCGCAGCCACTCCAGAGTGATTCCTCACTCAGACGTCTTACTCGACAATAGTCGCTACAACACCAGCGCCTACTGTACGGCCGCCTTCACGGATGGCGAAACGCAGACCTTCGT
The DNA window shown above is from Saccharospirillaceae bacterium and carries:
- a CDS encoding elongation factor Tu; this translates as EGLRFAIREGGRTVGAGVVATIVE